The Anas platyrhynchos isolate ZD024472 breed Pekin duck chromosome 3, IASCAAS_PekinDuck_T2T, whole genome shotgun sequence genome includes a window with the following:
- the GPR6 gene encoding G-protein coupled receptor 6, translated as MEPEPALNDSLAAVPWMPARGGNASLELASRPPAPAAINPWDVMLCVSGTAIACENAIVVAIICYSPTLRTPMFVLVGSLATADLLAGLGLILNFVFQYVIRSETVSLLTVGFLVASFAASVSSLLAITVDRYLSLYNALTYYSERTVLCIHTMLVGTWGVSLCLGLLPVLGWNCLHDRSACSVVRPLTKSNVTLLSASFFLIFIIMLHLYIEICKIVCRHAHQIALQQHFLTASHYVATKKGVSTLAIILGTFGASWLPFAIYCVVGDPDYPSVYTYATLLPATYNSMINPIIYAYRNQEIQRSMWVLFCGCFQSKVSFRSRSPSDV; from the coding sequence ATGGAGCCAGAGCCGGCCCTGAACGACAGCCTGGCGGCGGTCCCCTGGATGCCTGCCCGTGGAGGTAACGCCTCGCTGGAGCTGGCGTCGCGGCCCCCCGCGCCTGCTGCTATCAACCCCTGGGATGTGATGCTGTGCGTCTCCGGCACCGCCATCGCCTGCGAGAATGCCATCGTGGTGGCCATCATCTGTTACTCGCCCACCCTGCGCACCCCGATGTTCGTGCTCGTCGGGAGCCTGGCCACTGCTGACCTGCTGGCCGGGCTCGGCCTCATCCTCAACTTTGTTTTCCAGTACGTGATCCGCTCTGAGACCGTCAGCCTCCTCACGGTGGGCTTCCTCGTCGCCTCCTTCGCTGCCTCTGTGAGTAGCTTGCTGGCCATCACGGTCGATCGCTACCTCTCCCTCTACAACGCCCTTACCTACTACTCAGAGAGGACAGTGCTGTGCATCCACACCATGCTGGTGGGCACCTGGGGGGTGTCCCTCTGCCTTGGGCTGCTGCCGGTCCTGGGCTGGAACTGCCTCCACGACCGCTCTGCCTGCAGCGTTGTCAGACCCTTGACCAAGAGCAATGTGACTCTGCTGTCCgcctctttctttctcatttttatcaTCATGCTCCATCTCTACATTGAAATCTGTAAAATAGTTTGCAGACATGCCCATCAGATAGCTCTTCAGCAACATTTCCTGACTGCATCACACTATGTTGCTACCAAAAAGGGAGTGTCTACTCTTGCTATAATTCTCGGGACTTTTGGAGCAAGCTGGCTACCTTTTGCCATATACTGTGTGGTCGGGGATCCCGATTACCCTTCTGTGTACACTTATGCCACACTTCTACCTGCTACCTACAACTCCATGATCAATCCTATCATTTACGCCTACAGAAACCAAGAAATCCAGAGGTCCATGTGGGTTCTCTTCTGTGGCTGCTTTCAGTCTAAAGTGTCCTTTCGTTCCCGGTCCCCTAGCGATGTCTGA